In a single window of the Flavobacterium ammoniigenes genome:
- a CDS encoding sigma-70 family RNA polymerase sigma factor translates to MRQLKITKQVTNRETASLDKYLQEIGKVDLITADEEVELAQKIKAGDQRALEKLTKANLRFVVSVAKQYQNQGLTLPDLINEGNLGLIKAAQRFDETRGFKFISYAVWWIRQSILQALAEQSRIVRLPLNKIGSINKINKMYALLEQSNERPPSAEEIAKELDMTVNDVKESMKNSGRHLSMDAPLVEGEDSNLYDVLRSGESPNPDRELIHESLRTEIERSLETLTPREADVVRLYFGLGDQHPMTLEEIGETFDLTRERVRQIKEKAIRRLKHTSRSKILKTYLG, encoded by the coding sequence ATGAGACAACTTAAAATTACCAAGCAGGTTACCAATCGTGAAACCGCTTCATTAGACAAATATTTACAAGAAATTGGAAAAGTTGACCTTATTACTGCTGACGAAGAAGTAGAATTAGCTCAGAAGATCAAAGCCGGAGACCAACGTGCTTTAGAGAAATTGACCAAAGCCAATTTACGTTTCGTTGTTTCGGTGGCTAAACAATACCAAAATCAAGGATTAACACTTCCCGATTTGATTAATGAAGGAAATTTAGGTTTGATCAAAGCAGCACAACGTTTTGATGAAACGCGTGGTTTCAAATTCATCTCGTATGCTGTTTGGTGGATTCGTCAGTCAATCCTTCAAGCTTTGGCTGAACAATCTCGTATCGTTCGTTTGCCTTTGAACAAAATTGGTTCTATCAATAAAATTAATAAAATGTACGCCTTATTAGAGCAATCTAACGAGCGTCCGCCATCTGCAGAGGAAATTGCTAAAGAATTAGACATGACCGTTAATGACGTAAAAGAGTCGATGAAAAATTCGGGTCGTCACTTATCTATGGATGCGCCTTTAGTAGAAGGAGAAGATTCTAACTTGTACGATGTATTGCGTTCAGGAGAGTCTCCGAATCCAGACCGCGAATTGATTCACGAATCATTGCGTACAGAAATCGAGCGTTCTTTAGAAACCCTAACTCCAAGAGAAGCAGACGTTGTGCGTTTGTACTTTGGATTAGGCGATCAACACCCAATGACTTTGGAAGAAATTGGAGAAACTTTCGACTTAACTCGTGAGCGCGTTCGTCAAATTAAAGAAAAAGCGATTCGCCGATTGAAACATACTTCAAGAAGTAAAATTTTAAAAACATATTTAGGGTAA
- a CDS encoding NAD(P)/FAD-dependent oxidoreductase, which produces MAKIVILGAGIAGHTAATHLRRKLSGEHEVIVISPNRNYQWVPSNIWVGIGRMKSKEVHFPLIPLYKKHNIGYIQAKAVSFHPEGNAVEKKPYVKIEFLYGEKAGTVENVSYDYLINATGPKLAFDLTPGLNPGTNKAFSVCTYDHADHAWQGLHDLIQKLKKTNPSEKAKILIGTGHPKATCQGAAFEYILNVEQELHRHKVRDKVDITWISNEYKLGDFGMDGMLMSVGGKPMPSDELVEMVFEDRGIQWILGAGVNKVEDGIAHYENLEGEYKSENFDFAMLIPAFSGHGFNAFDKNDADITDKLFKGFMLVDADYTPKPYEEWTVQDWPETYQNPSFRNIFAPGIAFAPPHTISKPRKSKNGTEIFPAPPRTGMPSGITAKLVADNIIDSIKSGKESLHHKGSMGNMGAACIASSGYGILKGKGISITTYPIVPDYIKYPNSGGRDLNKTFGALGLAGHWVKLSLHYAFIYKAKMKPFWWLIPE; this is translated from the coding sequence ATGGCAAAAATAGTAATACTTGGAGCCGGAATTGCTGGACATACAGCTGCCACTCACTTAAGACGAAAATTATCCGGAGAACATGAAGTTATCGTCATATCTCCCAACAGAAACTACCAATGGGTTCCCTCCAATATTTGGGTAGGTATTGGCAGAATGAAATCGAAAGAAGTTCATTTTCCTTTAATCCCATTATACAAAAAACACAATATTGGTTACATACAGGCCAAAGCTGTTAGTTTTCATCCTGAAGGAAATGCGGTTGAAAAAAAGCCGTATGTGAAAATTGAATTTCTTTATGGCGAAAAAGCGGGAACCGTTGAAAATGTATCTTATGATTATTTAATCAATGCAACAGGTCCAAAACTAGCATTCGATTTAACACCTGGACTCAATCCAGGAACCAACAAAGCTTTTTCTGTTTGCACTTATGATCATGCCGATCATGCTTGGCAGGGATTACATGATTTAATTCAGAAATTAAAAAAAACAAACCCGTCTGAAAAAGCCAAAATTCTAATTGGAACAGGACATCCAAAAGCTACTTGTCAAGGTGCTGCTTTTGAATACATTTTGAATGTTGAACAAGAACTTCACCGACATAAAGTAAGAGATAAAGTGGATATTACCTGGATCTCTAACGAATACAAATTGGGTGATTTTGGAATGGACGGTATGCTAATGAGTGTTGGTGGAAAACCAATGCCTTCAGACGAATTAGTGGAAATGGTTTTTGAAGACCGTGGCATCCAATGGATATTAGGTGCAGGAGTCAATAAAGTGGAAGATGGTATTGCACATTACGAAAATTTAGAGGGCGAATACAAATCTGAAAACTTTGATTTCGCAATGCTTATCCCAGCTTTTTCTGGGCATGGTTTCAATGCTTTTGACAAAAATGATGCCGACATAACCGATAAACTTTTCAAAGGCTTTATGCTTGTTGATGCAGATTACACCCCAAAACCTTACGAAGAATGGACCGTTCAAGATTGGCCTGAAACCTATCAAAATCCAAGTTTTCGCAACATATTTGCACCTGGAATCGCTTTTGCTCCGCCCCATACCATTTCTAAACCTAGAAAAAGTAAAAACGGAACAGAGATATTTCCGGCGCCACCTAGAACAGGTATGCCATCGGGTATAACAGCTAAATTAGTAGCCGATAATATTATTGACAGTATCAAATCTGGAAAAGAAAGCTTACATCATAAAGGCTCTATGGGAAATATGGGTGCCGCTTGTATCGCCTCCTCAGGTTATGGAATCTTGAAAGGAAAAGGCATTAGTATTACCACTTACCCTATTGTACCTGATTATATCAAATATCCAAATTCTGGTGGTCGTGATTTAAACAAAACTTTTGGAGCGTTAGGATTAGCTGGACATTGGGTAAAACTTAGTTTGCATTATGCTTTTATTTACAAAGCTAAAATGAAACCCTTTTGGTGGTTAATCCCAGAATAA
- a CDS encoding Crp/Fnr family transcriptional regulator, translating into MRDLLTASYGFVFEDLLIDEIISVAHLVEFKEGDILIDFGDYIKKMPLLIEGAIKILREDFDEGEMLLYFIEKGDTCAMTMACCIGEAKSEIRAVAETDGKIIMIPVTKMEEWLGKYKSWRNYVFNNYNNRLKEMLNAIDSLAFMNMEERLLNYLFEKCKINHSREIFSTHKEIAYDLHSSREVISRLLKALEIKGRIKLNRASVEVLV; encoded by the coding sequence ATGAGAGATTTACTTACTGCCAGTTACGGTTTTGTTTTTGAAGACCTGCTTATCGATGAAATAATATCGGTGGCCCACCTAGTAGAATTTAAAGAAGGGGATATTTTAATTGACTTTGGCGATTATATTAAAAAAATGCCTTTGTTAATTGAAGGCGCCATTAAAATTCTACGAGAAGACTTTGACGAAGGCGAAATGTTACTTTATTTTATTGAAAAAGGAGATACTTGCGCCATGACCATGGCCTGTTGTATTGGCGAAGCCAAAAGTGAAATCAGAGCAGTAGCCGAAACTGACGGTAAAATTATCATGATCCCAGTTACTAAAATGGAAGAATGGTTAGGCAAATACAAAAGCTGGAGAAACTATGTTTTCAATAACTACAACAACCGTTTAAAAGAAATGCTAAATGCGATTGACTCTTTGGCTTTCATGAATATGGAAGAACGATTGTTGAATTACCTATTCGAAAAATGTAAAATCAATCATTCTCGTGAAATATTTAGTACGCATAAAGAAATTGCGTACGACCTGCATTCGTCAAGAGAAGTTATCTCAAGACTGTTGAAAGCTTTAGAAATCAAAGGCCGAATCAAATTGAATCGGGCTTCTGTAGAAGTTTTAGTGTAG
- a CDS encoding class I SAM-dependent methyltransferase, whose amino-acid sequence MNNFWNERYAEKVFAYGIEPNQFYKEQLANLPKGKILFAAEGEGRNAVYAAQQGFEVSAFDSSIEGKNKAEALAEEKNVAISYTVSGLEDVDFPENYFDVIVLVYAHFPYEIRKKYHQKLVSFLKPNGNIIFEAFGKEQLNYTSGGPKQLEMLFSEDEIKSEFQNIDFSYLKTEETILDEGPYHQGKANVVRFIGQKK is encoded by the coding sequence ATGAACAATTTTTGGAATGAACGCTATGCCGAAAAGGTATTTGCATACGGAATTGAACCCAATCAATTTTATAAAGAACAATTAGCTAATCTCCCAAAAGGCAAAATTCTTTTTGCCGCTGAAGGCGAAGGTAGAAATGCCGTTTATGCTGCACAGCAGGGATTTGAAGTTTCAGCATTTGACAGTAGCATAGAAGGAAAAAATAAGGCTGAGGCTTTAGCGGAAGAAAAAAATGTTGCGATTAGTTATACAGTTTCAGGATTAGAAGATGTTGATTTTCCAGAAAATTATTTTGATGTAATTGTTTTGGTGTATGCTCATTTTCCCTACGAAATCAGAAAAAAATACCATCAAAAACTAGTTTCCTTTTTAAAACCAAATGGTAATATTATTTTTGAAGCTTTTGGTAAAGAACAACTCAATTATACCTCAGGTGGTCCAAAACAATTGGAAATGTTATTCTCTGAAGACGAAATAAAATCAGAATTCCAGAACATTGATTTTTCGTATTTGAAAACCGAAGAAACTATTTTAGACGAAGGACCTTATCACCAAGGCAAAGCTAATGTAGTACGTTTTATTGGTCAAAAAAAATAA
- the rpe gene encoding ribulose-phosphate 3-epimerase: MKNTLIAPSVLAADFANLQRDIEMINASEADWFHIDIMDGVFVPNISFGMPVLEAISKHAKKTIDVHLMIVDPDRYITTFADLGANVLTVHYEACTHVHRTLQAIKAAGMKAGVALNPHTNVALLEDVINDIDLVCIMSVNPGFGGQSFIENTYEKVRQLKALITKKGAATQIEIDGGVTNKNAKQLAEAGADVLVAGSFVFKAADPIATVADLKKITTF; the protein is encoded by the coding sequence ATGAAAAATACACTTATCGCCCCATCCGTTTTAGCCGCTGATTTTGCCAACTTACAACGTGACATCGAAATGATTAATGCTAGTGAAGCCGACTGGTTTCATATTGATATCATGGACGGTGTTTTTGTTCCCAATATTTCGTTTGGAATGCCTGTTTTAGAAGCCATTTCAAAACATGCTAAGAAAACAATAGACGTTCATTTAATGATCGTAGATCCGGATCGCTATATTACCACCTTCGCTGATTTAGGTGCCAATGTATTAACCGTGCACTACGAAGCGTGTACACATGTACACAGAACACTACAAGCCATTAAAGCAGCCGGAATGAAAGCCGGTGTGGCTTTGAATCCGCATACCAATGTGGCTTTGTTAGAAGATGTAATTAATGACATTGATTTGGTTTGTATCATGAGTGTGAATCCAGGTTTTGGTGGACAATCGTTCATTGAAAATACCTATGAAAAAGTACGCCAACTAAAAGCCTTAATTACCAAAAAAGGAGCTGCTACTCAAATTGAAATTGATGGTGGTGTAACCAATAAAAACGCCAAACAATTAGCCGAAGCAGGTGCTGATGTTTTAGTTGCAGGAAGTTTTGTTTTTAAAGCAGCAGATCCTATTGCAACTGTAGCCGATTTGAAAAAAATAACTACTTTTTAA